Proteins encoded together in one Caldicellulosiruptor saccharolyticus DSM 8903 window:
- the hslO gene encoding Hsp33 family molecular chaperone HslO, whose protein sequence is MAKILRALSNDKNIAIFVMESTDIVEEARKIHNLPPIPTAALGRLLTAASMMGVMLKGEKHTISIQISCTGVLKGLVAVSDSKGNVKGYVKNKNVLTEINEAGKLNVKGAIGEGTLTVIKDLGLKEPYIGRIELISGEIAEDITHYFALSEQIPSAVALGVLIDKDESVRSAGGFIIQVLPETRPDIILNLEERLKSFSNISSILAENDIVDIVTELFGDIEYEILDEYYPKYKCDCSKQKVESIIPLLTDDEISDGKIEIVCSFCEKKYYFTREEAFKIKYGSK, encoded by the coding sequence ATGGAGTCAACAGATATAGTTGAAGAAGCAAGAAAAATCCATAATCTTCCACCTATTCCAACAGCGGCCTTAGGTAGGCTTTTGACAGCCGCATCAATGATGGGTGTTATGTTAAAAGGTGAAAAGCACACAATTTCAATTCAGATTTCTTGCACAGGAGTTTTAAAAGGCTTGGTTGCAGTTTCTGATTCAAAAGGAAATGTCAAAGGTTATGTAAAAAATAAAAATGTGCTCACAGAGATAAACGAAGCAGGAAAGCTAAACGTCAAAGGTGCAATAGGAGAAGGTACACTAACAGTTATAAAAGACCTGGGCTTAAAAGAACCATATATTGGTCGGATTGAACTTATCTCAGGTGAGATTGCAGAAGATATAACGCACTATTTTGCTTTGTCAGAGCAGATTCCATCTGCTGTTGCACTTGGTGTTTTGATAGACAAGGACGAGAGTGTAAGGTCAGCTGGGGGATTTATAATCCAAGTACTCCCTGAAACACGCCCTGATATTATTCTCAACCTTGAAGAAAGGCTCAAAAGTTTTTCAAATATCTCTTCTATTCTGGCTGAAAATGATATTGTTGATATTGTAACAGAACTTTTTGGAGACATTGAATATGAGATTTTGGATGAGTATTATCCAAAGTACAAATGTGATTGTTCAAAACAAAAGGTAGAGAGTATAATTCCACTTCTTACTGACGATGAGATATCTGATGGGAAGATAGAAATTGTCTGTAGCTTTTGTGAGAAGAAATATTATTTTACAAGAGAAGAAGCTTTTAAAATTAAATATGGCTCGAAATAA